TTTTGATTCACATTTTCTTCACTCAACTTTTTATTTAAAAACTCATGTAAGGCGGGTTTTCCGCTTTTAAAAGTAACCTCATTGTTTAAGTTTGATTCATCTCTGTTTTCCGTAACCGTTTTAGGTTCTTGTGGAGCAGAAACAGCAGGTGCAGGGCTTTCACTGGCTGCTTGTTCAAGGTTTTTGATTTTTGGAGCTTTTAATCCGCTTTTTTTCTTTCGGTCTGATTTTTCACCCTCCTCATTGCTCACGCCCTCTCTTTTATCTTTTGCGCCGCCTAAATTTAACTCAGCATCTTTTGCCGGAGCACCGGTGGATACTTTCTCTTCCTTGGTTTTAGTTGTATTGTTTACTATTGATCGGGCTAATTGATCTTGATCTTTTTCTGAAGACGACTCTCTTTCAGAGTCTGTTGCAGCTTGCTTATCAAGTAAATTTCCACTGGGCTTAGCTTCATCTTTCGATCCTAAATAACCCGAATTAGATTTTCCGCCCGAATTTCCATCACCTCGATTTTCTTTTTTTGCTACGGCATCAATAATATCATCCTCGCTTTCGCTAGCTGTTTCTGAAAAGTTGTCTGATTTGCCTTTGTTTACCTGTTCTGCTGCAACTGTCTTTTTAATTTGTTTATTATCGGAAACTGGTTTATTGTTTTTTGAAGATTCTTCATTTAAGGATAGTGATTCAGTTGCCGGTTCATTTTTTTCACCGGGTACCATAATAGGAGACTCCTCCATTTGCAATAAAGCCAAGTCTTTTTTAGATTCATTGGAAGTCGAATTCAATAAAAATATTACACTTAATCCTAAGATTAGCATAAGCGAAGCTGCAGCCCAAATTATACTCCAGGTAAATTTGTTCTTTTTTGCAAAAACAGTTTTCTGCATCTCTTCATCCAATTCATTTTTTAACTGAAAAAGCTCTGTTTCATTTTCAATTAAATCAAAACCTTCCAGTGCTTCTTTATCAAATTGATCCAGTTGTGTACTGTTTTTGTTGGAAAGGAGTTTTTTTAACTCGTTATTATTCAAATTTTTCTCCATTCAGTATTTCTTCCATTTTTATTTTTAAATTTCGTTTTCCATTTTGTATAAAGCTTTTAACTTCATTATTGGTATATCCGGTTAAATCGCTGATTTCCACATAGGATTTGCTTTTTAGGTAGAACAATTCTATACATTTTTTTTGTTCAGGATTTAATTTGTTAATTGCTTGTTCCATTACAGTGATCTGATGCTCTTTTTCTTTGAGATGTTCATCTGAGCTAAAATCCATAATTAAATGTGCATTATCCTGTAATTCAAGATCTTTCTTTAAACTTCTTTGCCTGTTTCGAAGTTCCATCAAGCAACGGTTTTTGGAATACACATAAAGCCAACTTTTGAAAAACTGGATTTTGTGTTTTTTTAAATCTTCCAATAAACCCGTAAAAATCTGAATCACCATATCTTTGGCATCATCCTTATTTTTAAGGTATTTAATACACAAACCCAGTACTAAATGGCCATACTTTTCATATAAAACGCCTACAGCTTCATTATCACCATTTTCCAAAAAATTGTTAATGAGTTCATTATCGGTATAATCCTTGTATTTAAAGTTTGATGGCAGATGCTAAATTTTAGCCCTAATTTACGAATAAACAGTTATTTGCCATTAAAATGCAAATGTTATATTTGTAATTCCGTATAAAAAACTGAAAACCGCACATAAATATTTACTTGTTCTACTTTGCTTAATTTCGTTCAGATTTCAGCAACCTTCCAATTATGATACTAATGCCAAAATAAAGGCAGTTTTCATTTATAATTTCACGAAATATTTTGAATGGCCGGACAAGAAAAAAGTGGCTGATTTTGTGGTTTATGTGGTGGGAAAAAACGACAATTTAATTACAGAATTAAAATCGCTGGCGGCTAAGAAAAAAGTAGGAAATCAGGATATGGAAATAAAAAATTCATCAACCTACGATCCAAAAATTAGTTGCAGTATAATTTATTTATTGCCTGAAGAACTTAAGTCGGCGAGTACCGCTTTGGCCAAAAATAAAGGTAATGGAACCTTACTTGTTGCGGAAGGTACAAATGCTTGTAAGGCCGGGGCCAGTATTAATTTTATGATTATAGAAAACAAGGTGAAATTTGAATACAGTAAAAACAACGCCGTTAAGGCAGGATTAAAAACGAATGATGATTTTAAAGCATTAGCTACTAAAAATATTGATTAATAAAATGAAAAGATGAACAAGTTGCGCTACATAACTAAAAACCTGCTTCTCGGCGTGCTCATGCTGTGGGGAATAAAAGGTTTTGCGCAGATGAACAAGTTGCAGCAAGCGATAGATTACTATCAGGCGAAAAACTTCGACGCTGCAAGATTGCTTATTGATAGCGTAGTAAAACACCCTGAAACAGCCAAAGAGCCATTGAGCTGGAGTACCAGAGCCTTTTCATATTATGAACTGTATAAGCGTAAAGAGCGTTACGCGTTACGTTCCCCTTTAAGAGATACCATTGTTAGTAGCATTAAAAAGTCAAATTCACTTTCACCTGAATCAGATGTTTTATCCAATAACAAAAAGTTAATCTATAATTTGGTTGCTAACTATTACAACATGTGTACGCAACTGTTGCAGGATTCATTAAAGCACAGTAGAAGTTTAGAGGCTTATAATAAATCAAAAGAGTTAGCTGTAATGCTCAAGCCGGATACTAACTTTACAAAATCGGATGTTGAGTATTACAATACAACAGGAGCAATTTATTCAGATATCTTTAATAAAGATAATTCAAATATGGAGGCGCAAGATATAGCTAAATCTGCCTTATTAAAAGTTTTAGAACTTGATCAGAACAATGTAAAAGCAAATTACAATTTAAGTATCATGTACTATAATCAGGGCGCTAATCTTGTAAAATCGATGGATTATGGCGCTGATATTTCGCAATTGGACATTATTCAGGAAAATATCACTAAACTGGCTAAACAATCTCAACAATTAATGGATAGGGTTCACAAAAAAGAACCCAAAAATGAAAAAGCAGTTGAAGCTTTATATTTCATCTATCGCATGTTGAATGATGCTCCTAAAACCGAAGAGTTTAAGAAAAAATGTAATGATCTAAACATTAAACTCGATTAACTCCTATGGCATACAGATTTACAATAGGTAGAAGAATCGGTTTCGGTTTCGCCATCTTTATTTTACTTACCATGGTTGCGTTTATTTCAACCGTATTAACCATTCGAGAAAGTAAAAGCAGAACACGAACTGTTGTTGAACAAGTAACACCAAGTGTTATTGAGTTAAGGCAATTGAATTTTTTATTGCAAAAGTCATATACCAACATTTCCAAATGGTTTTATAACAAAAGTTTTAATGACTTAGAGTTCCGCGATGAATTGATTAAAATAATTGATAAGGATTATTATAAACAAAAACATAGACTGCAAGAACTTTCCGTTTCATGGACACCTCAGGAAAAAGATCAGTTACGTCAAATATTTAGCAGAGTAGAAAAATTATTTAAAGTTTATAAAAGCGAAATTACCGATCAGCTTACATCAACGGAGGCTTACGAAGACCCTAATATCCTCATGATGGCTCGTATGTCTTACGAAGATTCTGAATTGAATATTAAAGCCCTTTTTAAAACTTTAAATGAATTAATTATATCCAAACAAAATAATGCAGTTAGTGTAACTAATTCCATGTTTAAAGGATTTAATTTCTTAAACACATTTGTTGAAATTTTAGGTATTGCGCTTGTTGTCGGTGGAATTCTAATTGCGGTATTCACTACACGTTCAATTACCCGCCCGGTACATAAACTTAAAAAAGTTTTACTTTCTATGGGCCTTGGAATTTTACCAACAGAAAGAATTACAACCGGTGAAGATGAAATAGGAGAGATGGGTAAAGCATTAAATGAATTGGTTCAATCTATGCGCCAAACCACCGATTTTGCCAAAGAAACCGGTTCAGGAAATTTTGATGCTACTTACACGCCATTAAGTAAGGATGATACTTTAGGCTATGCATTGATAAAAATGCGTGATGACCTGGCCGTGAATGAAAGAGAATTGGAGCGAAAAGTTATTGAAAGAACCGAAGAGGTAGTGCGTCAAAAAGAAGAGATAGAAGGTAAAAATGCTGAATTGGAGATTTTATACAAGCAAGTAACGGATAGTATTCATTATGCGAAAAGAATTCAAGAGGCTATTTTGCCTCCAAACAAAGTATTAGAACAAAATCTACCTAACTCTTTTGTACTATATCACCCTAAGGATATTGTTTCAGGTGATTTCTATTGGATAGAACGTAAAGAAAAACTGGTGTATTTTGCCGCAGTGGATTGCACAGGTCATGGTGTACCTGGAGCCTTCATGAGTTTGGTTGGTCATAATATATTAAAGGATATTATTAATAATTCAAATCTTAAAAAGCCGGCTGAAATTATGGACCGGCTTAGAGAAGGAGTTATTAATACCTTACACGCAGATAAATCCGGTGGTGAAACGAAAGATGGAATGGACATGACTTTGTGTTGCTTAAATTATGACACTTTAGAATTACAATTCGCAGCAGCATTTAATCCGCTATATATTATACGCAATAAAAATCTTATTGAACATAAGGCCAATAAGTTTCCGATTGGTGCATTCATTGGTGAAAAACAAAATTTTACGAATAATACTATTCAGTTACAAAAAGGTGATCAGATATTTATTTTTAGCGATGGTTATGCTGATCAGTTTGGAGGTCCGAAAGGTAAAAAATTCATGGTCGGAAATTTCAGAAAATTATTGACGGAAATTGCATTACTTGATGCGAAAAATCAAAAGGAAGTATTGGAAACCACAATGGCAGAATGGAGAGGCGATCAAGAGCAGGTAGATGATGTTTTGGTGATTGGTGTTAAAGTTTAAAGTGAAATTAATATATTATATCTTCTTTCAACTAACTTTTCTTTTTTGTTTCACGCAAAAAAGTTTCAATTATTTCAAAGAAACAAAATCGGAATTTGGTATATCAGCTATAAGTGAATCAACTTTATTGGCAAAATCATTTCAATTCAGTTACCCTATTTTTACTGTTTTGCCCGATACATCAAATCACCAATTATTGGTTAGTGTTCGACAGAGGGATCCTTCCGGGAAATCATACACCAGCAAAGGATTTCATATGTGTATTCAGAAAAACGATTCTATAAAAAGTGTATACGAAGATTCAAAGCTGGATTTTGAAATGCTAGGCGACTTTCTTTTAATGTCGAGTAACAGTAAAACTGGCCGTTTTAATCGAAAACATGGCTATGAACAATTTGAGTATCCATCAAAAATAATTTACATCAATCAATCAAACGAAATTGGCTTATCATATAATCCATTATTTAAAACCGGCAACGAAATTAATTTGAGTGCGCTGAATTTAAATGATGGTAACGTGCTATGGTCTGCTCCTTTAGAATCTAAAAATTACTGGAATGATGTGCTGGGTGTAAATGATTCTTTGATTTGTATTGCTTCAAGCGGATTGCACGGTGTTAATTCTTTAAGGGGTGTGAATTGGTCTTATCCCATGATAACAGCAGAAAAGCCAAAAAAACCATTAATTCAAACAGTTTTTAACCCAATTACATTGAATCGGTTTTTCAAACCAATAAAAACAAGTAATACGGAGGGAATTGTTAGGCAACTGGCTTCTAACATTTTATTGGTAGACGGCTTAAGCTATTTTGCCGCCACAGATAAAATAATTTCGGTTGATTTAAGCGGAAAATTAATATGGGAAACCGATTTAAAAGATAAAAACAATTCATTGAGTTTTTTAGTTGATTATTCATCCAATGTTTTGCTGTTGAATTTGGGCCTGGGATTAATAAACGGAAATTACATCAGCTACGGAAAACCATCTGTAATGTTGTTCAGTAAACAATTCGGACAGCTAATTTACCTGGAGGAGTTAAGTCAATATGGTTTATTGTCTGATATGCAGATTTTCAAAAATAAATTATATTTTGCCTCACGTTCGGATATTTTATATGCAGATAACATTGGTGTTAAAAACCAATATCATATAGATAAAATAAAATACGGAGAATTTACAGAGTTTATAAATGGAGATGAGTATTTTGTGGAGAAGGAAGGTTTTTATGTGCCACTTAATTTTATCAATGATAATGTGGTATATTTTAAAACCGATCAGGACAAAGTATATGGATTAAATAACGACCAAATTGATTACGTGTATCATTTCACCGAACTTTATAAATTAAAAGCAGAAGAGGGCGGAAAAAAAATAATTTCACAAAGAAATAAATCCTTGCTGATAAGTGAAAATTTAGAATTGCTTTCAACGCTAAAAGCAGCCGAAAATGTAATCGGCATGAATAATAAGTTTTACGTTTACAACGCCGGGTTTTTATACATTATAGATTTAAATGATGTGAAATAGAATTTACAATTCAATTTCAAATGTTTTAATCAAAGCAACCCATTCTTTCGGAACATCAATGCTTAATTCCTTTTTGTAATCCATGGCCACTAATATTCCAAGTGCATTTGCGCATTCAATAATTTCGGATTTATTTTCTTTCACAATGCAATTTGATACCGTAATGCTTTTAGTTCCTATCTTTTCGATTCGAGTATAACATTTGACTTTATCTTGCAGAAAAATAGGATTTAAATGATCCATTTCGGTTCTTGCTAATACAAATCCTCTGTCAATCCAGTTGATGTGATTTCTAAAAATGGCGTGAAAATAATTTACTCTACCAATTTCGCAATAACTCAAATAACAGGCATTGTTAACGTGTTTTAAAGAATCAATGTCGTTAAATCTAACTTGTATATCAGTACAGTGACGGTAATTTTTATAAAGCATTAGTTAACCCGGTTAAGTAAAGAAAGTGCAAATGTTTTTAGTTCTTCAAGCTTCGCTGAAGATGCTTTTACTTTTAATAAACATTGTATGGCCTTTTTGGTGTGTTTATTTGCTTCCTCTAAGCAAAGTGATTTTATATTTAATTGATCGAAAATATTTTTTGCGCTTTGAATTTTAATTGCAGAATCCATTTCCGTATTGGTTAAAAGATGATGTAATTCCTTTCTTTGGCCGGATTTAGCTTTCTCTAGCGCCTTTAAAATTAAATACGTTTTTTTATTGCTTAGTATATCTCCTCCAATTTGTTTTCCGGTGTTTTCACCGTATAAGTCAAGTAAGTCATCGTTTAATTGAAATGCAACTCCCAAATGAAGGCCAAATTCGTATAATTTTTTTTGTGATGATTTATTTGCGTTAGCACATATTGCACCGAGTTGTAAACTGCAACCTAATAATACAGCCGTTTTTTTGGTAATCATTTCAATGTATTCTTTAGAACTAACCGCCTCTGAACTTTCAAAGTTCATGTCCATTTGCTGACCTTCGCAAACCTGCACAGCTGTTTCGCTTAACTTAACGAAAAGTTGTTTTAGTATATTGGCTTTGTAAGAAGTTAAAATTTCAAATGCTTTAACTAACATTAGATCACCGCTTAAAATGGCAATATTGGTGTTCCATTTTTCATGAACAGTTTGCTGATTTCTTCGCAACGGCGCTTTATCTAAAATATCATCGTGAATCAATGAAAAATTATGAAATACTTCCAAGCTCAATGAGGCATCAAGTGCTAATGCCGGATTTTTTTCAAATAAATCGCATCCAATTAGAGCAAGTAAAGGACGAATTCGTTTGCCTCCTAAAGATAAAATATAAAGTTCCGGATCGTATAATTCTTTAGGTCTTTGTCGCCTTTCCTTTTCACTGTAAGATTCAAGATGAGCCAAAAAGAGATCCGATAATGCTTTGTAGTTTGTCACACGATATCTATTAAATAAAACTAAAAATGTTTTGCTACTTCAAGTAAATAGGTTCCGTATCCGCTTTTGGTTAAGGGTTCAGCAATTTTAATGAGTTGTTCTTTGGTTATATAACCCATTTTATAGGCTACTTCTTCTATACATCCAATTTTTAATCCCTGACGTTCTTCTATTACCTGAACAAATTGTCCGGCTTGCATCAAGGAAGGGAAAGTGCCTGTGTCTAACCAAGCTGTTCCGCGATCCATGATAGAAACTTTTAATTTCCCTCTTTTTAAGTATTCTTTATTTACATCCGTAATTTCATATTCCCCACGGGCACTTGGTTTTAGGTTTTTTGCTATTTCAATTACATCATTATCATAAAAATACAAACCGGGCACTGCATAATTGGATTTAGGTACTTTTGGTTTTTCTTCAATAGAAATTACTTTATGATCTTTATCAAATTCTACAACTCCATATCTTTCCGGGTCACTCACATGATAAGCAAATACAACACCACCGTCCGGATCATTAATTTGTTTAAGCATTCTTCCCAATCCAACTCCGTAAAAAATATTATCTCCTAAAATTAAAGCGGCTTTTTCTTTGCCAATAAATTTTTCTCCAATAACAAAGGCTTGTGCTAATCCATTGGGAACTTCCTGTACCGCGTATTGAAAATTACAACCTTTATCTTTTCCGTCACCAAGTAAACGTTCAAAATTTGGCAAATCATGAGGGGTAGAAATAATTAATATATCTCTTATTCCTGCCATCATTAAAACAGAAAGCGGATAGTAAATCATGGGTTTGTCATAAATCGGCATCATTTGCTTGCTCATGGCTAAAGTCAATGGATGCAATCTTGTACCGGAACCTCCGGCTAAAATAATTCCTTTCATGTAATTGCTTAATTCACAAATTTAATTAAAACAGTTAGGTAACAAACATTATTTATTATTTTTATTTATATGAGAAAAAAAGTTTCCTGTATTTTAATCCTTTTTATTCTTTTTGCTTTTAAACAAAATGAAACTGTAGTTAATCAATTAATTAATAGTGCTGTAAAACAAACTCAAACAAAAGTTACCTATGAACCAGCCTATGTGAAAATTTCATACCCGGGCGGAGATGTGCCTTCAAACACCGGCGTTTGTACCGATTTAATAATACGATCCTATCGAGCAATAGGAATAGATTTACAGAAGGAAGTGCACGAGGATATGCTTAGCAATTTTAAGTTGTATCCTAAAATGTGGAAACTAAAACAACCCGATTCAAACATTGATCATCGAAGAGTTCCTAATTTAATGTGCTTTTTGGAAAGAAAAAATTCGAAATTAAAAATCACTAATAAAAGAGAGGATTATAAGCCGGGCGATTTAGTAACCTGGAACTTGCAAAACAAAACGAGCGTGGCCGGAATAACCCATATTGGTATAGTAACTAATATTAAAAATGCTGATCAAACAGGATATTTAATTGCCCACAATATTGGCGGAGGGAATGTTTTGGAGGATATGCTGTTTAATTATACCATCATTGGCCATTATAGGTATTTAAAGTATTGATAAACAATAATATAGATTAATTTTAGACGATTTAGATTCCAGTTCAGTCAATTTTTTATTATCAACTTTTGAGTGAATTGCCCCTCCCATTTAGTAAAAAAAGACGCTTTTTTAAACCTTAAATGTAAATTTGTTTATAATTAAAACTGAATAAAATGAAGTCAAGCCGCAAATTCCTATTCCTAAGTTTATTAATGATTGTTTCATTAGTTACTTTTTCACAGCAATTGGAAGAGATTAAGTTGAATCCAAAAAAAATTCAACAATTTGAACCGTACATGAAATGGAAACATGGAAGTGGAGATGGTTTTGAGGCATGGAAAAGCACAAATAAATTGCAATATGCAAAGGAGATGTGGTATTATTCAGAATCATTTTATATTAAACGCAATCATATTGCTAAAGGAGAAACATTAGACGAATCGATTATAGATATTTCACGTTTCGAAAATCAAAGAAGCAAAACCGAAGAGGTGATTGTTACTTTACCCGGATTTAAAGATGTGGTTGTGTTGTTACCTGAAAACAAATTAATTTACAAATTAAACTAATTTTAAAACGAAAGAAATCATGAAAAGATTATCATACCTATACGTTTTTCTTTGTTTATTTTTAGTTGGAGAAAAAGCATTTGCTCAACCCGGTGTTGGCGCAGCGCCTTATTGTTTACCTATTTATGCAATGACCCCATGTAATCAAGTTGGTCCTTGTAACGCCCCCGGTAAT
This window of the Sphingobacteriaceae bacterium genome carries:
- a CDS encoding SpoIIE family protein phosphatase, translating into MAYRFTIGRRIGFGFAIFILLTMVAFISTVLTIRESKSRTRTVVEQVTPSVIELRQLNFLLQKSYTNISKWFYNKSFNDLEFRDELIKIIDKDYYKQKHRLQELSVSWTPQEKDQLRQIFSRVEKLFKVYKSEITDQLTSTEAYEDPNILMMARMSYEDSELNIKALFKTLNELIISKQNNAVSVTNSMFKGFNFLNTFVEILGIALVVGGILIAVFTTRSITRPVHKLKKVLLSMGLGILPTERITTGEDEIGEMGKALNELVQSMRQTTDFAKETGSGNFDATYTPLSKDDTLGYALIKMRDDLAVNERELERKVIERTEEVVRQKEEIEGKNAELEILYKQVTDSIHYAKRIQEAILPPNKVLEQNLPNSFVLYHPKDIVSGDFYWIERKEKLVYFAAVDCTGHGVPGAFMSLVGHNILKDIINNSNLKKPAEIMDRLREGVINTLHADKSGGETKDGMDMTLCCLNYDTLELQFAAAFNPLYIIRNKNLIEHKANKFPIGAFIGEKQNFTNNTIQLQKGDQIFIFSDGYADQFGGPKGKKFMVGNFRKLLTEIALLDAKNQKEVLETTMAEWRGDQEQVDDVLVIGVKV
- the rfbA gene encoding glucose-1-phosphate thymidylyltransferase RfbA encodes the protein MKGIILAGGSGTRLHPLTLAMSKQMMPIYDKPMIYYPLSVLMMAGIRDILIISTPHDLPNFERLLGDGKDKGCNFQYAVQEVPNGLAQAFVIGEKFIGKEKAALILGDNIFYGVGLGRMLKQINDPDGGVVFAYHVSDPERYGVVEFDKDHKVISIEEKPKVPKSNYAVPGLYFYDNDVIEIAKNLKPSARGEYEITDVNKEYLKRGKLKVSIMDRGTAWLDTGTFPSLMQAGQFVQVIEERQGLKIGCIEEVAYKMGYITKEQLIKIAEPLTKSGYGTYLLEVAKHF
- a CDS encoding YfiR family protein — protein: MFVIPYKKLKTAHKYLLVLLCLISFRFQQPSNYDTNAKIKAVFIYNFTKYFEWPDKKKVADFVVYVVGKNDNLITELKSLAAKKKVGNQDMEIKNSSTYDPKISCSIIYLLPEELKSASTALAKNKGNGTLLVAEGTNACKAGASINFMIIENKVKFEYSKNNAVKAGLKTNDDFKALATKNID
- a CDS encoding polyprenyl synthetase family protein encodes the protein MTNYKALSDLFLAHLESYSEKERRQRPKELYDPELYILSLGGKRIRPLLALIGCDLFEKNPALALDASLSLEVFHNFSLIHDDILDKAPLRRNQQTVHEKWNTNIAILSGDLMLVKAFEILTSYKANILKQLFVKLSETAVQVCEGQQMDMNFESSEAVSSKEYIEMITKKTAVLLGCSLQLGAICANANKSSQKKLYEFGLHLGVAFQLNDDLLDLYGENTGKQIGGDILSNKKTYLILKALEKAKSGQRKELHHLLTNTEMDSAIKIQSAKNIFDQLNIKSLCLEEANKHTKKAIQCLLKVKASSAKLEELKTFALSLLNRVN
- a CDS encoding DUF1287 domain-containing protein — its product is MRKKVSCILILFILFAFKQNETVVNQLINSAVKQTQTKVTYEPAYVKISYPGGDVPSNTGVCTDLIIRSYRAIGIDLQKEVHEDMLSNFKLYPKMWKLKQPDSNIDHRRVPNLMCFLERKNSKLKITNKREDYKPGDLVTWNLQNKTSVAGITHIGIVTNIKNADQTGYLIAHNIGGGNVLEDMLFNYTIIGHYRYLKY
- a CDS encoding sigma-70 family RNA polymerase sigma factor, producing the protein MENGDNEAVGVLYEKYGHLVLGLCIKYLKNKDDAKDMVIQIFTGLLEDLKKHKIQFFKSWLYVYSKNRCLMELRNRQRSLKKDLELQDNAHLIMDFSSDEHLKEKEHQITVMEQAINKLNPEQKKCIELFYLKSKSYVEISDLTGYTNNEVKSFIQNGKRNLKIKMEEILNGEKFE
- a CDS encoding acyl-CoA thioesterase; translation: MLYKNYRHCTDIQVRFNDIDSLKHVNNACYLSYCEIGRVNYFHAIFRNHINWIDRGFVLARTEMDHLNPIFLQDKVKCYTRIEKIGTKSITVSNCIVKENKSEIIECANALGILVAMDYKKELSIDVPKEWVALIKTFEIEL